Proteins encoded within one genomic window of Gemmatimonadota bacterium:
- a CDS encoding type II toxin-antitoxin system prevent-host-death family antitoxin has protein sequence MMKIDKEAMVNVHEAKTHLSRLLERVHLGEEIILAKAGKPYAKLVPLEAGGERVAGRLGGRIIMTEDFFEALPEEELRVWEEEG, from the coding sequence ATGATGAAGATCGATAAGGAAGCCATGGTGAATGTCCACGAGGCGAAGACCCACCTCTCCCGCCTCCTGGAACGCGTCCATCTGGGAGAGGAGATCATCCTCGCCAAGGCGGGCAAGCCCTACGCGAAGCTGGTTCCGCTCGAAGCGGGAGGGGAGCGCGTCGCCGGCCGACTCGGGGGTCGCATCATCATGACGGAGGATTTCTTCGAAGCCCTCCCGGAAGAGGAACTGCGGGTGTGGGAGGAAGAGGGGTGA